A single genomic interval of Rhododendron vialii isolate Sample 1 chromosome 3a, ASM3025357v1 harbors:
- the LOC131321402 gene encoding uncharacterized protein LOC131321402: MNSVFLPSSLLLHPPALHRSAFCIHSQPHYNFCRNNHQRLCSLSLKSPVFSCHSLRHRHLSTGATAPSNEGEGAVAVFNFEDFPEKDWSFLETGDINSDEELKRKINLILSAGEIEETSRVLVSIGSEGFVDQIMNSLTCELLLVVHDSLLVLCCIKEKYDFVRCWQGELIYVPEEWAPFDVVFLYFLPGLPFELDQIFGALGKCCLPGARIVISHPQGREVLEQQRRQFPDVVTSNLPDKMTLQNTAADHSFQMIEFVDKRGFYLAVLKFSGNDSGK; encoded by the exons ATGAATTCTGTTTTCTTACCATCatctctcctcctccatccCCCAGCTCTCCATCGGTCTGCATTTTGTATTCATTCACAGCCTCATTATAATTTCTGTCGCAATAATCATCAGCGTCTTTGTTCTCTTTCATTAAAGTCCCCAGTCTTTTCTTGTCATTCCTTGCGCCATCGTCACTTGTCCACTGGTGCTACAGCTCCTTCAAATGAAGGAGAAGGAGCAGTCGCTGTATTTAATTTCGAAGATTTTCCGGAGAAAGATTGGTCGTTTCTTGAAACTGGTGATATAAATTCTGATGAGGAGCTCAAACGGAAGATCAATCTGATACTTTCAGCTGGAGAGATTGAAGAGACTTCGAGGGTTTTGGTTTCAATTGGTTCCGAAGGATTTGTGGACCAAATAATGAATTCATTGACTTGCGAACTATTGCTGGTTGTCCATGACTCCTTGTTAGTATTGTGTTGCATAAAAGAAAAGTACGATTTTGTTAGATGCTGGCAGGGTGAACTGATTTATGTGCCAGAGGAATGGGCACCCTTTGATGTGGTGTTTCTTTACTTCTTGCCCGGTTTGCCCTTTGAACTCGATCAGATTTTTGGAGCACTCGGTAAATGTTGTTTGCCAG GTGCAAGAATTGTGATCAGTCATCCGCAAGGGAGGGAGGTGTTGGAACAACAAAGACGACAATTCCCTGATGTGGTAACCTCCAACTTGCCAGATAAGATGACATTGCAGAACACGGCCGCTGATCATTCATTTCAGATGATTGAATTTGTAGATAAACGCGGCTTTTACCTTGCTGTTTTGAAATTTAGTGGAAATGACTCAGGCAAGTAG